From the genome of Brevibacterium sp. JSBI002, one region includes:
- a CDS encoding DUF817 domain-containing protein: protein MADRRELTRLEAVLDAFADKSLPRVPAGIREFLAFGIKQAWACLFGALMLLAIIATAWLYPDDAAIARNDFLVILAVLIQVGMLVARLETGRELLVIIVFHIVGTGMEIFKTAVGSWNYAPGGVLHIGAVPLFTGFMYAAVGSYIVRVYRLFDLRFSHYPPRWLTVIIAAAIYINFFTHHFIVDLRLLLVVATVIAFFRCRMYFHIHRRTLTMPVLLAFLLVAFFIWVAENIGTAAGAWLYPSQDDGWHLVPLTKLVAWFLLMMISVVLVTFVHRPRPPEVHRPEPPDTYTC from the coding sequence ATGGCTGATCGCCGCGAACTCACTCGACTCGAGGCAGTCCTCGACGCCTTCGCCGACAAGTCTCTCCCCCGCGTCCCCGCCGGGATCCGAGAGTTCCTCGCCTTCGGAATCAAACAGGCGTGGGCGTGTCTCTTCGGCGCTCTCATGCTCTTAGCGATCATCGCCACCGCTTGGCTCTACCCCGATGACGCGGCCATCGCCCGCAACGATTTCCTCGTCATCCTCGCCGTACTCATCCAGGTCGGCATGCTCGTCGCTCGACTCGAGACCGGTCGCGAGCTCCTCGTCATCATCGTCTTCCACATCGTCGGCACCGGAATGGAGATCTTCAAAACCGCCGTGGGTTCATGGAACTACGCCCCCGGCGGGGTCCTCCACATCGGCGCAGTACCGCTGTTCACCGGGTTCATGTACGCCGCCGTCGGTTCCTATATCGTCCGCGTGTACCGTCTCTTCGACTTGCGGTTCAGCCATTACCCGCCGAGGTGGCTGACCGTGATCATCGCCGCCGCCATCTACATCAACTTCTTCACCCACCACTTCATCGTCGACCTCCGCCTGCTCCTCGTCGTCGCCACCGTCATCGCCTTCTTCCGCTGCCGCATGTACTTCCATATCCATCGCAGGACGCTGACGATGCCCGTGCTGTTGGCCTTCCTCCTCGTCGCCTTCTTCATCTGGGTGGCCGAGAACATCGGGACCGCGGCCGGTGCCTGGCTGTATCCGAGTCAGGACGACGGCTGGCACCTGGTGCCGCTGACGAAGCTGGTGGCCTGGTTCCTGCTCATGATGATCTCCGTCGTCCTCGTGACCTTCGTCCACAGACCCAGGCCGCCTGAGGTCCACAGACCCGAGCCTCCTGACACCTATACTTGCTGA